From Acidimicrobiia bacterium, a single genomic window includes:
- a CDS encoding MFS transporter, translating into MDQSSVGVLDAMVGVGALLGGFVALVLATRGRLAVDFGVGVVLWSAPLLLIVVWPRLGPVLVVMAILGLGNSLVDINAYTIMQRLVSDEVMGRVFGALESALIAGMALGSLAMPLLINTIGLRPGLLVLGASVSSVAIASFGALRRIDRVALAPDGLELIRSVALFAPLPERGIERLARCSEVVTIAAGQEVFHAGDSGDRFYVIASGEAEVVITEERSALLGHGGSFGEIALLRDVPRQATVRATSELVLRAIDRRVFLQVVTGHGETEAQADRMIARLLLGDI; encoded by the coding sequence ATGGACCAGTCCAGCGTCGGCGTGCTTGACGCCATGGTGGGGGTGGGTGCTCTCCTCGGCGGGTTCGTAGCGCTGGTGCTGGCCACACGGGGCCGGCTGGCCGTTGACTTCGGCGTCGGCGTAGTGCTGTGGTCGGCGCCTCTGCTGCTCATCGTGGTGTGGCCCCGGCTGGGCCCAGTGCTCGTCGTCATGGCGATCCTGGGACTGGGCAACTCGCTCGTCGACATCAACGCCTACACGATCATGCAACGCCTGGTATCGGACGAGGTGATGGGCCGAGTCTTCGGCGCGCTCGAGAGCGCCCTCATCGCCGGGATGGCTCTGGGATCGCTGGCGATGCCGCTGCTGATCAACACCATCGGGCTACGCCCCGGATTGCTCGTCCTCGGGGCCTCCGTGAGCAGTGTGGCGATCGCCTCGTTCGGAGCGCTACGGCGCATCGATCGCGTCGCCCTCGCCCCCGATGGCCTCGAGCTCATCCGTTCGGTGGCGCTGTTCGCGCCGCTGCCCGAGCGGGGGATCGAGCGGTTGGCGCGGTGCTCCGAGGTGGTGACGATTGCGGCGGGTCAGGAGGTGTTCCACGCCGGCGACAGCGGCGATCGGTTCTACGTGATCGCCTCGGGTGAAGCGGAGGTGGTGATCACCGAGGAGCGCAGCGCACTCCTCGGGCACGGAGGGAGCTTCGGCGAGATTGCCCTTCTGCGTGACGTTCCCCGCCAGGCCACGGTACGGGCCACCTCCGAGCTTGTCTTGCGGGCCATCGATCGCCGCGTGTTCCTTCAGGTGGTGACCGGACACGGCGAGACCGAGGCGCAGGCCGACCGGATGATCGCTCGCCTGCTGCTGGGTGACATCTAG
- a CDS encoding class I SAM-dependent methyltransferase, with the protein MRWKRGDLRRPEPDLHSTGSGGHVDLERGVHELRMLQHFGMTPSSDILDVGCGIGRLAHECASYLDDDATYAGLDIAPVPIDWLNTHYAPRLPGFRFDLLDVHSERYRPDAGVSPETVRLPYDDDSFDVACAYEVFMHVSLQGIANYLHEIARVLRPGGLAVLTLVAIYPGEPTLENRSRPYVEISPGVHTIFPRRKNMSMAYDVGVFRSMLADAGLNEVELIQGNMHIPIAERPGQGLGAGPIPELFHACDLFAVRTSP; encoded by the coding sequence ATGCGTTGGAAAAGAGGTGACCTACGTCGACCCGAGCCCGATCTCCATTCAACCGGCAGTGGTGGGCATGTTGATTTGGAACGCGGCGTCCATGAGTTGCGCATGCTTCAACACTTTGGGATGACGCCGTCGTCGGACATTCTGGATGTGGGTTGTGGGATCGGAAGACTGGCCCATGAGTGCGCGTCGTACCTGGATGACGATGCCACTTATGCCGGTCTCGACATCGCGCCGGTTCCCATCGACTGGTTGAACACCCATTACGCGCCCCGGCTTCCCGGCTTCCGTTTCGATCTGCTGGATGTCCATAGCGAGCGATACCGTCCCGACGCCGGGGTGAGTCCGGAAACGGTGCGCCTTCCCTACGACGACGATTCCTTCGATGTGGCGTGCGCGTATGAGGTGTTTATGCACGTATCGCTTCAGGGGATCGCCAACTACCTGCATGAGATCGCTCGGGTGCTGCGTCCCGGCGGTCTGGCGGTGCTGACCTTGGTGGCGATCTACCCGGGTGAGCCGACGCTGGAAAACAGGTCCCGGCCCTACGTGGAGATTTCTCCGGGGGTGCACACGATCTTCCCCAGGAGGAAGAACATGTCGATGGCCTATGACGTCGGGGTCTTCCGCTCGATGCTGGCTGACGCTGGTCTCAATGAAGTGGAACTCATCCAGGGGAACATGCACATCCCGATTGCTGAGCGACCCGGACAGGGGCTTGGCGCGGGTCCGATTCCGGAGCTATTCCATGCCTGTGACCTGTTTGCCGTGCGCACATCCCCCTGA
- a CDS encoding histidine phosphatase family protein, producing MLIILRHGRTEANASGLLQGRRIDPGLDALGQRQAVALAAALPGVVRVVASPLRRAQETAAVFGLPVEIDERWIELDYGTLDGTPLAEVSPALWATWQADINFRPGGGESLAQLGVRVRAAAEDLAASAAGSDVVVVTHVSPIKAAMAWALGVGDDVAWRSFVAPASITRVATSPRVSLQGFNDTAHLESH from the coding sequence ATGCTGATCATCCTTCGTCACGGTCGCACCGAGGCCAACGCGTCGGGGCTTTTGCAGGGGCGCCGGATCGATCCGGGCCTCGATGCCCTAGGGCAGCGCCAGGCGGTGGCCCTGGCGGCGGCGCTTCCCGGCGTGGTCCGGGTGGTGGCGAGCCCCCTCCGACGGGCGCAGGAGACGGCGGCGGTCTTTGGCCTTCCGGTGGAGATCGATGAGCGCTGGATCGAGTTGGATTACGGCACGCTCGATGGCACCCCACTCGCCGAGGTTTCACCGGCCCTATGGGCCACCTGGCAGGCCGACATCAACTTTCGCCCCGGGGGAGGGGAGTCCCTGGCCCAACTGGGGGTGCGGGTGCGAGCGGCGGCGGAAGATCTCGCAGCGTCGGCGGCGGGCTCGGATGTGGTGGTGGTCACCCACGTATCGCCGATCAAGGCGGCCATGGCCTGGGCTCTGGGCGTGGGCGACGATGTGGCGTGGCGATCGTTCGTGGCTCCGGCCTCCATTACGAGGGTGGCCACCTCGCCCCGAGTGTCGCTCCAGGGGTTCAACGATACGGCCCATTTGGAAAGTCACTGA
- a CDS encoding TIGR03621 family F420-dependent LLM class oxidoreductase has product MAHDRRFRFGIQLSTAASGSEWASAARTAEDLGYSTLFMPDHFGDQLAPVPALMAAADATSELRIGALVFDNDYKHPVVLAKELATMDVLSDGRLEVGLGAGWMKSDYDQAGMTYDAPGVRVSRMEEGIAVIRGCFAPGPFSFQGEHYTITDYDAFPKPTQTPPPLIIGGGARRVLSIAAREAQIVGINPSIHSGAVDAAAAQNGASDETDKKIGWVREAAGDRYADLEINLLQFAAIVTDDREGTAEMMAPLFGLPVSELHTYPHACIGTIEEIVESLQARRDRWDASYIVFQGDTMETMAPVVAKLRGT; this is encoded by the coding sequence GTGGCCCACGATCGACGATTCCGCTTCGGCATCCAACTCAGTACCGCCGCCTCGGGGAGCGAATGGGCTTCCGCCGCCCGGACGGCCGAGGACCTCGGGTACTCCACCCTGTTCATGCCCGATCACTTCGGCGACCAGCTGGCCCCGGTGCCTGCGTTGATGGCCGCCGCCGACGCCACCAGTGAACTTCGAATCGGTGCCTTGGTGTTCGACAACGACTACAAGCACCCGGTGGTGCTGGCGAAGGAACTCGCCACCATGGATGTGCTCTCGGACGGTCGCCTCGAAGTGGGCCTCGGGGCGGGCTGGATGAAAAGCGACTACGACCAGGCTGGCATGACCTACGACGCCCCCGGTGTGCGGGTCTCGCGTATGGAGGAAGGCATCGCCGTGATCAGGGGCTGCTTTGCCCCCGGGCCCTTCTCTTTTCAGGGCGAGCACTACACGATCACCGACTACGACGCCTTCCCCAAGCCCACCCAGACCCCCCCGCCGCTGATCATCGGGGGTGGCGCCCGACGCGTGCTGTCCATCGCCGCTCGCGAAGCCCAGATCGTGGGGATCAACCCGTCGATCCACAGCGGCGCCGTAGACGCCGCCGCGGCCCAGAACGGCGCGTCGGACGAAACCGATAAGAAGATCGGCTGGGTGAGGGAAGCCGCCGGCGACCGTTACGCCGACCTCGAGATCAACCTCTTGCAGTTCGCGGCCATCGTCACCGACGACCGGGAAGGCACCGCCGAGATGATGGCGCCCCTCTTCGGCCTCCCCGTGTCGGAACTCCACACCTACCCCCATGCGTGCATTGGCACCATCGAGGAGATCGTGGAATCCCTCCAAGCCCGCCGGGACCGGTGGGACGCCTCCTACATCGTGTTCCAGGGCGACACGATGGAGACGATGGCCCCGGTCGTGGCCAAACTTCGCGGCACCTGA
- a CDS encoding Gfo/Idh/MocA family oxidoreductase: protein MTTPATVDLAFAGAGWIAAVHGYAASHVPGLQITKVASRDPARASAAAERMGAEPCTYAELPADAHGVVVCTPPALHLNHALHAIERGAGVLIEKPLCTTLADADALVAAAATGGQIAYGENLLHAPIVRLALTHTAQLQAIDLVEVRALQGRPSWGDFLNEDWGGGVLFDLGVHPLAVALVLAAPAVPVEVRATLVGAADHPVDEHAEVTIHFDTGLLARVTASWRHADSPLWDAQISAPDGVVRMELLPRALLERNGVEVPLPGTSQGVPAQLEEFGYLQQIESFALDLQEHRAPTLGPAFGRSVLDLVCAAYASAGQASAWVDLPFRGSRHQTPLQLWRG from the coding sequence ATGACCACCCCTGCCACCGTGGATCTCGCCTTCGCCGGTGCGGGGTGGATTGCCGCCGTCCACGGCTACGCGGCGAGCCACGTGCCGGGCCTACAGATCACCAAGGTTGCGTCCCGCGACCCGGCCCGCGCGAGCGCGGCGGCTGAACGAATGGGGGCCGAGCCCTGCACCTACGCCGAGCTCCCCGCCGATGCTCACGGGGTGGTGGTGTGCACTCCTCCTGCCCTCCACCTCAACCACGCCCTGCACGCCATTGAGCGCGGGGCGGGAGTGCTCATCGAAAAACCGTTGTGCACCACCCTGGCCGACGCCGATGCACTCGTGGCCGCCGCGGCCACCGGCGGTCAGATCGCCTACGGGGAAAACCTGCTCCATGCCCCCATCGTGCGCCTCGCCCTGACCCACACCGCCCAGTTGCAGGCCATCGATCTGGTGGAAGTGCGGGCCCTCCAAGGGCGCCCGTCCTGGGGCGATTTTCTCAACGAGGACTGGGGTGGCGGTGTGCTCTTCGACCTCGGCGTACACCCCCTCGCCGTGGCCCTGGTGCTGGCCGCCCCGGCGGTACCAGTGGAGGTACGAGCCACGCTCGTCGGCGCAGCAGACCACCCGGTAGACGAGCACGCCGAGGTGACGATCCACTTCGACACCGGCCTGCTCGCCCGGGTCACCGCTAGTTGGCGCCACGCCGATTCCCCCCTCTGGGATGCCCAGATATCAGCCCCTGATGGGGTGGTGCGGATGGAACTGCTCCCCCGCGCGCTCCTCGAACGCAACGGCGTGGAGGTGCCCCTCCCCGGCACCAGCCAGGGGGTACCGGCTCAACTCGAAGAATTCGGCTACCTCCAGCAGATCGAATCCTTCGCCCTCGACCTCCAAGAGCACCGAGCACCGACGCTTGGCCCCGCCTTCGGGCGCTCGGTCCTCGACCTTGTCTGTGCTGCCTACGCCTCCGCCGGTCAAGCCAGCGCTTGGGTGGACCTCCCCTTTCGCGGCTCACGCCACCAGACCCCGCTGCAACTCTGGCGAGGTTGA
- a CDS encoding ABC transporter ATP-binding protein, whose product MPRYQPLMGWCGWNCSPARSSNATAWRCPSPAPARGYRLNSKNSATSSRSNPSPSTSKSTEHRRLAPPSGARSSTLSVLPTPPPVKPALGWTSPFAAHATRPRCNSGEVEDAHRPPRRSCEICNTIQIGSEAVTTADSKPGMMRRGGALLWLSVRAQAGPFALAIVGATLFAVMAVGGTVVIGRITDKVIIPAFEEGGVSNRAVALAAAAVIAASLLRIVGVVLRRYFGQMAQRRMQMLWFKRVTDRYLAVPLSWFDDQPTGQLLAHADADCERSTIAMQPLPFSIGVLIIIIISMTLLAFVDPVLLAVAVGLFPGLALINKAYTKRVEGPAAATQARVGDVSAVAHESFEGTLLVKTLGLEAREVARLKDKADQLRQERLIVGRLRAGFEPGLDALPSLGTIALLWLGAGRLASGAITTGQLVQAMVLFGILAFPFRIVGFLLEELPRAVVANDRVQQVLVAPKRLLPTTVVALPAGPLDVVLDAVSFTHGPDAVLHDVSARVAPGEVVALVGATGSGKSTLCSLIAHLMDPDTGSVLIGGVPLPETDPVEFHRTTALVFQESFLFSDSVRENLSLGEDIDDNVIFAALDIAKARSFVERLPHGLDEKLGERGVTLSGGQRQRLSLARALLRQPRVLLLDDATSAVDATVERAILDGLRHSVAATTVIVAHRISTIALADRVLMLDGGRITAEGTHHELLHQPAYAALVQAYEQAPL is encoded by the coding sequence ATGCCCAGATATCAGCCCCTGATGGGGTGGTGCGGATGGAACTGCTCCCCCGCGCGCTCCTCGAACGCAACGGCGTGGAGGTGCCCCTCCCCGGCACCAGCCAGGGGGTACCGGCTCAACTCGAAGAATTCGGCTACCTCCAGCAGATCGAATCCTTCGCCCTCGACCTCCAAGAGCACCGAGCACCGACGCTTGGCCCCGCCTTCGGGCGCTCGGTCCTCGACCTTGTCTGTGCTGCCTACGCCTCCGCCGGTCAAGCCAGCGCTTGGGTGGACCTCCCCTTTCGCGGCTCACGCCACCAGACCCCGCTGCAACTCTGGCGAGGTTGAGGATGCCCACCGCCCGCCTCGGCGGTCATGCGAGATTTGTAACACCATCCAGATAGGTTCAGAGGCCGTGACAACAGCCGATTCCAAGCCAGGGATGATGCGCCGTGGCGGTGCGCTCCTCTGGTTGTCTGTGCGAGCCCAGGCTGGCCCGTTCGCGCTCGCCATCGTGGGGGCCACATTGTTTGCCGTCATGGCGGTCGGCGGCACCGTGGTGATCGGCCGAATAACCGACAAGGTAATCATCCCGGCCTTCGAGGAGGGGGGCGTGTCGAACCGTGCCGTCGCCCTGGCTGCCGCCGCGGTGATCGCCGCCTCGCTCCTGCGGATCGTGGGCGTGGTACTGCGCCGCTACTTCGGCCAGATGGCCCAGCGGCGCATGCAGATGCTGTGGTTCAAACGGGTAACGGACCGCTACCTCGCCGTGCCCCTCAGTTGGTTCGATGATCAGCCCACCGGCCAACTACTCGCCCATGCCGACGCCGACTGCGAACGATCCACCATCGCCATGCAGCCGTTGCCGTTCTCCATCGGGGTGCTCATCATCATCATCATCTCGATGACCCTGCTGGCCTTCGTGGATCCCGTGCTGTTAGCGGTGGCGGTCGGCCTGTTTCCCGGCCTGGCCCTGATCAACAAGGCCTATACCAAGCGGGTGGAGGGCCCCGCCGCCGCCACCCAGGCCCGGGTGGGCGACGTGTCGGCCGTGGCCCATGAGAGCTTCGAAGGCACCCTGCTGGTAAAGACGCTCGGCCTCGAGGCCCGCGAAGTGGCTCGCCTCAAGGACAAAGCCGACCAACTCCGTCAGGAGCGGCTCATCGTAGGTCGTCTGCGAGCCGGGTTCGAACCGGGGCTCGACGCCTTGCCCAGCCTGGGGACGATCGCTCTGCTCTGGCTCGGGGCGGGACGACTCGCCAGTGGTGCCATCACCACCGGGCAACTTGTGCAGGCCATGGTGCTCTTTGGTATTTTGGCCTTTCCTTTTCGCATCGTGGGCTTCCTCCTCGAGGAGCTACCACGGGCAGTGGTGGCCAACGATCGGGTGCAGCAAGTGCTCGTCGCTCCCAAACGGTTGCTGCCCACCACCGTCGTGGCTCTCCCGGCCGGCCCGCTGGATGTGGTGCTCGATGCGGTGAGCTTTACCCACGGCCCCGACGCGGTGCTCCATGACGTCTCAGCCCGCGTCGCCCCCGGCGAGGTGGTGGCGCTGGTGGGCGCCACCGGTTCCGGCAAGAGCACGCTGTGCAGCCTCATCGCCCACCTGATGGACCCCGATACCGGATCGGTCCTCATCGGCGGCGTACCTCTACCCGAAACCGACCCGGTCGAATTCCACCGCACCACCGCCTTGGTGTTCCAGGAGAGTTTCCTCTTCTCCGACTCGGTGCGAGAGAACCTCTCCCTCGGTGAGGACATCGACGACAACGTGATCTTCGCCGCCCTCGACATCGCCAAAGCCCGCAGCTTCGTGGAACGACTGCCCCATGGGCTCGACGAGAAACTCGGTGAACGGGGGGTCACCCTGTCGGGCGGCCAACGCCAGCGCCTTTCCCTGGCCCGCGCCTTGCTGCGGCAACCCCGCGTCCTCCTGCTCGATGATGCGACCTCGGCGGTAGACGCCACCGTGGAGCGGGCCATCCTTGACGGATTACGCCACTCGGTGGCCGCCACCACCGTCATCGTGGCCCATCGGATCTCCACCATCGCGCTGGCCGATCGCGTCCTCATGCTCGATGGCGGCCGCATCACTGCGGAGGGCACCCACCACGAACTCCTGCACCAGCCCGCCTACGCCGCGTTGGTGCAGGCGTATGAACAGGCCCCGCTATGA
- a CDS encoding ABC transporter ATP-binding protein: protein MSHPEEDLGELEELDAIVDVLVDSAPPGSHDQERRHSITSNEEDALSAAGAIAVLRRGLAATPELRQGVALTLALAVATAIGKLAVPILIQQILDRGVFGEDGYRPGFVAAACCGAAVGIIALYFISRATFLRLVRSAEASLLGLRVRTFHHIQRLSLADHVEQRRGALVARVTSDIETLAQFTEWGAVAWIVDTVLIVTTVAVMFVYSPPLAAVAVAVFLPLLPALGYLQRRQLAAYDELRTAVGGTLSEVSELVTGASVVQAYGLQRRTRRRLDRAARTQYKAQMGAAKWFAIMFPLSDFFGALALATVISVGALNGPAWGLDLGKLVAFVFLVNLLLAPIAELSEILDQTQTAIAGWRKILGVLATPIDVTEPENGITLPTGPLAVDFEDLRFTYRTGDEVLRGINLHLPAGAYVAVVGETGSGKTTIAKLLCRLADPTAGTLRVGGTHLRQVAPESRRSAIRMVPQDGFLFDTTIAENVRVGTPETSDEAIQSAFDSLGLGGWLEDVPGGLHAPVGERGGSLSMGERQLVALARAQLGNPGLLVLDEATSSVDPKTEQALAEALERLTAGRTVVNIAHRLSSAERADLVVVVDNGNVVETGTHAELVAAGGTYAALYSSWLGNTRVLRDG, encoded by the coding sequence ATGAGCCATCCCGAAGAGGACCTGGGGGAACTGGAGGAACTCGACGCCATCGTGGATGTGCTCGTGGATTCGGCTCCCCCCGGAAGCCACGACCAGGAACGCCGTCACAGCATCACCAGCAACGAGGAGGACGCACTTAGTGCTGCGGGCGCCATCGCGGTACTCCGGCGTGGGTTGGCCGCTACCCCCGAACTGCGCCAAGGGGTGGCCCTCACCCTCGCGCTGGCGGTGGCCACCGCCATCGGCAAACTCGCTGTACCCATTCTCATCCAGCAGATCCTCGATCGCGGGGTGTTCGGAGAAGATGGATACCGCCCGGGCTTTGTGGCCGCGGCTTGCTGCGGCGCGGCGGTGGGCATCATCGCGCTCTACTTCATCAGCCGGGCCACCTTCCTGCGACTGGTGCGTTCAGCGGAGGCAAGCCTGCTCGGTCTGCGGGTACGTACCTTCCACCACATCCAGCGGCTTTCCCTGGCCGACCACGTAGAACAGCGGCGCGGCGCCCTGGTAGCCCGGGTAACCAGCGACATCGAAACCTTGGCCCAGTTCACCGAATGGGGCGCAGTCGCCTGGATCGTGGACACCGTGCTCATTGTCACCACCGTCGCGGTGATGTTCGTCTACTCACCCCCCCTCGCCGCGGTGGCGGTCGCCGTGTTTCTGCCACTTCTCCCCGCCCTGGGGTATCTGCAGCGCCGCCAACTGGCGGCCTACGACGAACTGCGTACCGCCGTAGGGGGCACACTGTCGGAGGTATCCGAACTCGTGACCGGCGCCTCAGTGGTGCAGGCCTACGGGTTGCAGCGTCGTACGCGCCGGCGTCTCGATCGGGCGGCCCGAACGCAGTACAAGGCCCAAATGGGGGCGGCGAAATGGTTCGCCATCATGTTCCCGCTGTCGGACTTCTTCGGTGCCCTGGCCCTGGCGACGGTCATCTCCGTGGGCGCCCTCAACGGACCCGCCTGGGGGCTCGACCTGGGCAAACTCGTGGCCTTTGTGTTCCTCGTGAACCTGCTGCTCGCCCCCATCGCCGAACTGAGCGAGATCCTTGACCAAACCCAAACCGCTATTGCGGGTTGGCGGAAGATTCTTGGGGTCCTCGCCACGCCGATCGACGTCACGGAACCGGAGAACGGCATCACCCTGCCCACCGGTCCCCTGGCGGTGGATTTCGAAGACCTTCGGTTCACCTACCGGACCGGCGACGAAGTGCTTCGGGGCATCAACCTGCACCTCCCGGCGGGGGCCTATGTGGCGGTGGTGGGCGAAACCGGTTCGGGCAAGACGACCATCGCCAAACTCCTCTGCCGTCTAGCCGACCCCACCGCCGGTACCCTGCGGGTCGGGGGCACCCACCTCCGCCAGGTGGCCCCGGAGTCGCGTCGATCGGCGATTCGCATGGTGCCGCAAGACGGCTTTCTCTTCGATACGACCATTGCGGAAAATGTGCGGGTCGGCACGCCCGAGACGAGCGACGAGGCAATCCAGTCCGCCTTCGACTCCCTCGGGCTCGGCGGCTGGCTGGAGGACGTCCCCGGTGGGCTCCACGCGCCAGTGGGCGAACGCGGCGGCAGCCTGTCGATGGGCGAGCGCCAACTGGTAGCCCTCGCCCGGGCGCAACTCGGAAACCCCGGCCTGCTGGTACTCGACGAAGCCACCTCGTCGGTGGACCCAAAGACTGAACAAGCCCTTGCCGAGGCGCTCGAGCGGTTGACGGCCGGACGCACGGTGGTGAACATCGCCCATCGCCTCTCCTCCGCCGAACGAGCGGACCTGGTGGTGGTGGTGGACAACGGCAACGTGGTGGAAACCGGCACCCATGCCGAATTGGTCGCCGCCGGCGGCACCTACGCGGCGCTCTACTCGAGTTGGCTCGGAAACACGAGGGTGCTGCGCGACGGCTGA
- a CDS encoding nitroreductase, with amino-acid sequence MDVSAADHLLKTTKQVRQRLDLTRPVPAELILECIDVASHAPMGGNQERNRWLVIDDPDLKAAIAEPYQAVGRPYLAAGADSTATARQQRVVDSASYLVEHIAEVPTMVIALRLDRLPETAQNFEVAGYHGSVAPGVWSFQLAARARGLGSAWTTFHLVHEQQVAELLGIPDTVTQIALLPVAYYTGDTFSPAPRRPAEEITYFNRWKSPRS; translated from the coding sequence ATCGATGTCTCCGCCGCCGACCATCTCCTCAAGACCACCAAGCAGGTTCGCCAGCGCCTCGACCTCACCCGGCCGGTTCCCGCCGAACTGATCCTGGAGTGCATCGATGTGGCGAGCCACGCCCCGATGGGCGGCAACCAGGAACGCAACCGTTGGTTGGTGATCGACGATCCCGATCTGAAGGCAGCCATCGCCGAGCCCTACCAGGCCGTGGGCCGGCCCTACCTCGCCGCCGGAGCCGATAGCACCGCTACGGCCCGTCAGCAGCGGGTGGTCGACTCGGCGTCGTACCTCGTTGAACATATCGCGGAGGTTCCCACCATGGTGATCGCCCTGCGACTCGATCGCCTTCCCGAGACAGCCCAAAACTTTGAGGTGGCTGGCTATCACGGATCGGTCGCGCCGGGCGTCTGGAGCTTCCAACTGGCGGCCCGGGCCCGCGGTCTCGGATCGGCATGGACCACGTTCCACCTCGTCCACGAACAACAAGTGGCCGAGTTGTTGGGCATCCCCGACACCGTCACTCAGATCGCGCTGCTGCCGGTGGCGTATTACACCGGCGATACCTTCTCACCGGCCCCGCGCCGCCCGGCGGAGGAGATCACCTACTTCAACCGGTGGAAGAGCCCCCGCTCCTAG
- a CDS encoding RidA family protein produces the protein MSDRQRISSGSPYEQTVGYSRALRVGDQVMVSGTAPQWPDGNVDPDPGAQARRCFEIIGGALEEAAASLADVVSTRVFLVDAADFDPISAVHGQVFGDVRPANTTVVVAALLDPRWKVEIEVDAIVAPAPTAP, from the coding sequence ATGAGCGATCGGCAGCGCATTTCCTCAGGGTCGCCCTATGAGCAGACGGTTGGGTACAGCCGGGCGCTGCGGGTGGGGGACCAGGTGATGGTGTCAGGTACGGCGCCGCAATGGCCCGATGGCAATGTCGACCCCGACCCGGGAGCGCAGGCCCGAAGATGCTTTGAGATCATTGGTGGGGCGTTGGAGGAAGCGGCGGCCTCACTGGCCGATGTGGTGAGCACCCGGGTGTTCCTGGTGGATGCCGCAGACTTCGACCCGATCTCGGCGGTACACGGCCAGGTGTTCGGCGACGTGCGCCCGGCCAACACCACGGTGGTGGTGGCGGCTCTCCTCGATCCCCGCTGGAAGGTGGAGATCGAGGTCGATGCCATCGTGGCGCCCGCCCCGACGGCGCCCTAG
- a CDS encoding acyltransferase, whose product MTHRGWRALVWAGTVGPHDRVARRYGEFGSGAFMAFPPGDIFGEEHIALGPGCLIGAEVSLSVGMAPGLPLPEGVTTPVLRIGARTSIGRGSHVVAHRSIVIGDDVMTGPRCYITDQNHVYTDPTIPIGQQWPANDPVVVGDGSWLGVGSVVLPGTHLGRHTVVAAGAVVRGHFPDHAVLGGVPARLIRCYDPDSGWQPKRSR is encoded by the coding sequence ATGACCCACCGCGGCTGGCGAGCCCTGGTGTGGGCGGGCACAGTGGGCCCCCATGACCGGGTGGCTCGACGCTATGGGGAGTTCGGATCCGGTGCCTTCATGGCGTTCCCCCCGGGAGACATCTTCGGGGAGGAGCACATCGCCCTCGGACCGGGATGCCTGATCGGGGCCGAGGTGAGTCTGTCGGTGGGGATGGCCCCAGGACTGCCGCTTCCCGAAGGGGTCACCACTCCGGTGTTACGCATCGGCGCCCGCACCTCGATCGGCAGGGGTAGCCACGTGGTGGCCCACCGGTCGATCGTGATCGGCGACGATGTGATGACCGGACCACGCTGCTACATCACCGACCAGAATCACGTGTACACCGACCCCACCATCCCCATTGGCCAGCAATGGCCTGCCAACGATCCGGTGGTGGTGGGCGACGGCTCCTGGCTCGGCGTGGGCAGCGTGGTGCTGCCCGGCACCCACCTCGGCCGCCACACCGTGGTGGCGGCGGGAGCGGTGGTACGCGGCCACTTTCCGGACCACGCCGTCCTGGGGGGCGTACCCGCCCGACTGATCCGGTGTTATGACCCCGACAGCGGGTGGCAGCCCAAGCGGTCTCGCTAA
- a CDS encoding sulfite exporter TauE/SafE family protein, translating to MHPAEAIIALVVMSGACALQGSLGFGANLVAAPILVLLHGSFVPGPIIVATAVLNLLVMRREGPQRVDNTINSAIAGQILGILSAGLALKLLAQKPVSLLFAGLILLAVALSASGWHLTKTPANLTAVGLLSGFMGTVSGVGGPPIALAYHEAEAPILRPTLARFFTVGNLVAIAALIVLGRLGASDLPAIGILVPGALIGYLLSNRLAHRLDDHTIRPLILGLSTLAAVAVIVRAILT from the coding sequence ATGCACCCCGCTGAAGCCATCATTGCGCTCGTGGTGATGTCGGGGGCGTGTGCCCTGCAGGGCTCACTCGGCTTCGGTGCCAATCTCGTCGCGGCCCCGATACTCGTGTTGCTCCACGGAAGTTTCGTGCCCGGGCCCATCATTGTGGCCACCGCCGTACTCAACCTCCTCGTGATGCGCCGCGAGGGTCCCCAACGGGTGGACAACACCATCAACTCCGCGATCGCTGGTCAGATCCTGGGCATTCTTTCCGCCGGCCTCGCGCTGAAACTACTGGCCCAGAAACCAGTCTCTTTGCTCTTTGCGGGCCTGATTCTGCTGGCCGTGGCCCTGAGTGCATCCGGATGGCATCTGACCAAGACCCCCGCCAACCTGACGGCAGTAGGTCTGCTGTCGGGCTTCATGGGCACCGTGTCGGGGGTGGGCGGCCCGCCGATTGCCCTGGCGTACCACGAGGCCGAAGCCCCTATCCTGCGCCCCACCCTCGCCCGCTTCTTCACCGTCGGGAACCTGGTGGCCATCGCCGCTCTCATCGTGCTGGGGCGACTCGGTGCGTCCGACCTGCCCGCTATCGGGATACTCGTGCCGGGCGCGCTGATCGGATACCTCCTATCGAACCGGCTGGCCCATCGCCTCGATGATCACACCATTCGACCACTGATCCTTGGCTTGTCCACCCTGGCGGCCGTCGCCGTGATCGTACGCGCCATCCTCACCTAG